The nucleotide sequence TTGATGGTTGCGATAGGAGTTTTAAACTCATGCGTCATATTGTTAATGAAATCACTTTTAATTTGTGAAATCTGACGTTGTCTGAAGATCTGGGACAAAGCATTGGCAAATGCGATCACAATTACCGCAGTAAACACCAATGAAAGAACCGCCATTCCCAGTATGGAATTTAATGCGACCTTTTCCTTCTCTGTGAAATTCACCAAAAGTTGATAACTTAAATTAAGATCTTCATTTACAAATAGCGGAACCTCGAAAGTCTTCTCGGGAGAATATTTAAATTTTTTCGAATGAACTTTGGTCGCAAGATCATTACTGTAAATTGCGTATTCGAAATTTGAATTTAATCCTCGCTCTTCAAGTTCTCTTTCAATATGTCCTTCAATTTCTTCTCCGGTAACTCTTTTATGTACCGGTGTTTTTGCTGAAATATTCCTGAATGCCGATTCAAACTGATTCCGTTCGTAATCTTTTAGACGGCTAAAGGATTCGACGGTCGATTTTGACGTATTACTATTTCCATCCAATCCCGAAACAACTCTGGTCTTGCTTTTCTTATTGGTGATCTTTTTAAAAGCAATACTGTCGATCTCCGTATCCAGAAAGTTGGAAGACAATTTAAAATCTTCTTCCAGAATTCCGTCTGAAAAAATATACGTTTCATTGTTGTTATCGTTCTTCGTTGTATAAACTAACTCACTGAAGTTTATATTATCGGGCGTCTGCAAGCTGTCTACTAGACCACTGTAAATATTATAGTAGTCTTCAATTTCCCTTAATTGAATCTTTTCTGAAACTTCGAGTAGAATTTGCCGAAAATTAAGATTTATCTGATCCTCTTTAGTTCTATAAGAATTTAAGATCCAATACCCCTGAACAAAAATTATTCCCAACAATGATAGAGACATCAGTGCGATGAGTAGAATAAAAAGCTTTTTGTTCATAAGACCAAAAGTAAGATTTTAACATTTAGGCGGCTTTCCATTTAACCAAATGTTAACAAAATGAATTGATCCTACTTATCTTGACTTTTTACATAGTAAAGTATGAAGTTTTTTTACTTCGCTTTCTGTCTTATTCAGGTCTATATTTTCGATAATGAAATCGGCCAGTTTCATCTTCTTTGCATCACTCCACTGATTCTTCATTCTGGCCTCGATTGCCTCCACATTTGCGTGATCCCGTTTTATAATACGCTGCAGGCGGGTCTTTTTAGGTGCAGTTACTAAAATCGTGTGATCACAGTATTTATAACTTCCGTTTTCAAATAGAATAGCTGCTTCTTTTATCACATATTCCGTATGCTGTTTTGAAGCCCAGCGCTTAAAATGTTTTGCAACCCTGGGATGTATGATCTCATTTGTTGCTTTTAACAACGCTGCGTCATTAAAGATTTTATCAGCAACAAACTTGCTATCAAGTGCATCGTCTTTGTAAGCAGCATTTCCAAGTAATTGAATAAGTTTGCGTTTAATTATTTTTGAGGAGTTAGTTAGTTTCTTTGCCTCCTTGTCTGCAATATAAACCGGAACACCAAGCTCCTTAAACATAAGTGCAACTGTTGTTTTTCCACTTCCAATACCCCCTGTAAGTCCTACGATCTTCAAAATATCTGAGCTAAATTATTTAAAAACGAGATAATCGATTTTCTTTTCACTGAATTCTATATTCAGTATCCCTTCCGGTTTATCAACCAGTTCGAGTATCATAAAATTTTCACCGGCATCTCTTTTAGCGTAGTCACAAATTAGCGTAAAGTCTCCTTTTTCAATTTCGTTAAACCGCGCTACCGATACCTCGAAAGTGATGGTTACCATTTCTGGAATTATTTTAATCGTAGTATCGGAAGGTGCATTGGTTAGCTGTACGGGCACATTGAGTTCTTTTTGAGTAAACTCATGAACTTCTAAGTGGTATCTCACACTTAGGGGATTAAAAAAAACCCCACTATAACCTGCCGTATCAATCAATACTTCATTAGTTACATCACTTTCAATATTTTTTAAGAATACCTTTTTCGTAAAAATACTATCGACCATCTTAAGCCGCTCCAATGAACCCGAAATTGTAATTGAATCGGGTTCAACTTCAAAGCCGTTTATAGCTTTATACCCATCTTTAAAACTAAGCTCCGACGCAACTCTTACCGGGATCTTTTTTACCGTAATAGCAACCAATTCGATCCTTAACTCAGGAACTGAAACATTGTTAACAGTTGGACTTTTGTCCATCTGCTGGGTGATGGCTTTCACAAGATCAGATCCGCTTAAAACTACAATATTGTCTCCGGGTTTATAATAATCTGAAACATCGATTTGCACTGTTGGAGATTTCATTTTGTATAGCAGAAATTCGAATCCATTCGCCGTGAGATCGAAGGATAGTTCAGAAAGATTATCTTTAGAAAGTGTCGTCTCTGGAGGAATATTAGTATACTCCAAAGGAGCCACTATGGTAGCAGTATAGTCATTTGAAAATTTTGCAAGACCCCAGAAGACAATAGCCACTAATAAGAATAAAAAAAAAGCACGAAGCTTTGTGGTTTTATATTTACGTTTATAGGTGTTGCCCATGGTTTTTTGTATTCTGAATTAAAATTACTTAAAAAATAATTTCGGAAACTGTTTCACTGGATCTTTCTTCAGTAGCCCTATATAATAACTGGATCTTAAAAAAGCCATGCCATAACCGAAAAACTGAACGAAAAGTGCCACAACTGCCAGCAGTCCAATTTTTATGCTCTTATTTTTTAAGGCAGCATCAAAGAATATTAAAAGCACATAAAAAAGCAAGGGAGCAATACACCATTTACTGAAAAATATGGTACTAAAAACAGAGAATACTACGAACATTAAGAAGAGCGAAGGAAGCCAGAAAGTTATTTTAGCAGCTCTCGGATGCCAGGAGTTGAGTATAGGTCTTACCAAGCCAAATTTCGTTACCTGAGTATAAAATTTATTCCAAGAAATCCTGCGTTTATGAAACACATAGGCGTTGGGGATAAATGTTGTTTTAAAACCGGCCTTTAGAATTCGCTGAGAAAGATCGGGATCCTCACCGGGATGAATTTTAGCAAATCCTCCTGTTTTTTCGAACGCTGCCTTTGAAATTCCCATATTAAAACTACGGGGTTCAAAATTAGAAATACTTTTTTCACTACCCCTAATTCCCCCTGTAGTAAAGAAGGATGTCATCACATAATTAATTGCCTTTTGCAACGGACTAAAGCTTCGATGAGCGGCATCGGCACCCCCATAGCAGTCGTGATACTGCCTTTCCAAAAAGTCATTAACCGTAGCCAAATAATGTTCGGGCAGCAAACAATCTGAATCCAATATAATAAAGTAATTTCCGGTAGCTCGTTCCATCCCATAATTTCGGGATGCTCCCGGACCTGAGTTTGGTTTAGAATAATATGAAATATTGAGTTTAGATCTGTATTGTTTAACTACTTCCTCGGAAGAAAGCGTCGAACCGTCCTCAACAATAACAATTTCAAAGGGTTGATTGAATGAAATTAAAACGAAACTTTCCAGAAGTTCCTTTATTTCCTGGGGCCTGTTATATACAGGGATAACAAAAGAATAGGAAAGCGCCATCAGACAAAGGTAATCAAAAAAAAAGCCATCTATCAAAGACAGATGGCTTTAGAAATATATGAAAAAAATTACTCTTTCAAAATCTTGTAAGTTCCTATTTCTCCATTCACTGAAACTTTCATAATGTAAGTTCCTGTGGTGAGTGAGGAAACATTTAACTCACTGCGTGTAGCATTTACATCCATTCCGAGTACTTGCTGACCCAATATGTTGTAAATCGATACAGAATCGATCATCTCGATCGAAGACAGATTTAAAATTTCATTAGCAGGGTTTGGATAATAACTGAATCCTTCTATAGTATTATCGGCTGTACCTAAATTAGTACCATCGATCACTATATCGGTAATTCCGCCGGTATTCACTACAAATAAGTAGTATGCCTGACCCGCTTCAGTTGTAATATTAGCCGTGGTTCCCGGAGCACACTGGTTTCCTACCTGGAAGAAATATTCCAGATCGGTTTCAACTGCGTTCTCATCCGGAGCCTTATAGAATACTATAAAACTCGCTCCTGCTGGAGAAACGATAGAGGCAGTAGCTGTTCCGTTTCCGGCTGCAACAAAGTTATACCATACACCGTTTGCACCGTCGATGGCACAACCCGTTGGGTTACCATTCTCGGTAGTAGCAGCAGGCATGGCAACGGCAGGATCGGTATAAGGGAATCCTATCTCGTCAACATCAATAGAGTTCACGATCATATCGTTTGGTGGAGGTACCGGAGTACACGCCAGATTGATCGAGAAGTCTCCTTGTGCAGATCCGAATCCGTGAACTAAGATATAGTAGGTTGTACTACCGTCTCCTTGCCATGACACTTCAGACTGTAATCCACAAGAATCGTCGTTATCATCCACACAAGCTAGGGCACCACATGTACCTTCATACACTGTTATCTTACTGTCATAAGCCGTTCCACCATCACATAGGGAAACTGTATAATCGGTAATTAAACCACTAGTATCTTCGAAGGTATACCATACACCCGGTGCTGTAATAGGAGTGGTACAAACAGGAGCAGCAGGATCAAAGAACGCAGTTCTTGTTGTCCCCAGCAGTGTTTCTCCACAAGCTATAGTTTGTGCATTTGCGCATTCATCATTAGGTGCAATAGGTTCGCAGGTAACGGCCATACTAAAAGCTCCGGAACTGGTTCCGAATCCTTCTACAGCGATTACATACGTGGTAGTACCGTCTGAAAGGAAGGTAACCTGAGATTGTAACCCACAAAAATCGTCGTTATCCACCACAAGGGTTCCTCCACAGGCATCGTAAACAGCAACTCGGGAATCATAAGTCGTTCCTCCGCCACAGAACGATAGGGTAACAAATTCCTGAGTACCCGAACCGGTAAATGAATACCACTCATCCGGAGCAGCCGTTACACCTCCCTGATCTGTATTATCTGCTGTAGTTCCTACGACCACATCACCACAGGCAACCGGTAAGGCTCCTGCGCATTGATCACTGGTTGGTACTTCAACAAAGCTGATGTCCATCATAAGATCCGGACCTGTACCACCACCTACACCACAGGCAGTTTGTCCCGATCCCCATGTGGTACAAGGAGTTGCAAATCCGCCACCCGGATTTTGCCATTGATATGGGCCATCATTACCATCGGATGCAGTAGACCAGAACCATTGTCCCGCCAGAGCAAAATCCAAAGTAGCAACTACGCTCATCCAGTATGTTTCACCGCCAACCAAATTAACTGCTCCGGTAGGTGAAAGTATAAAACTTCCCGTATTTCCGGGATCTAGGGCCGGGCCTGGGAAATCTTCAGTATAAATTATTGATCCGGGAATACCTCCGGCATTACTGTAAATATTTAATGTAACTAATGAATTAGGATCTGCAGGAAATCCTGCGGCCGAACTAATTCCTGTAATAGATACTTCGCAAATAGCTGCTGCCATAGAAGGAGCTAAAGGAATGACAAAATCATCTGCGGCTTCACTGTCAAAAGGATCATTGGTAGGGTTTGGAAAATTCTGAGATGGAGTTCCATTTAAAGTATTTATTGAGTTCGTATAGTTTGGAACTGTAGTTCCACAGGTAGCTCCGCCACCACCACCGCAAACCAAACCTGATTCGGTAGTTTGAGATCCCGGAGCTAACTGACCCGAAACAATAACATTTCCACCACAGGAAATTGTATAGTTAGGGGTATTATCTAGGAATGGACCATTCATAGCCGTGATAAAAAATTCCAAAGGTTCATTAGAAGTTGTGACCATTTGCGTATCACTATAAGGTGGTGCGCCATAAGGACCTCCACTCAACAACACTACACCTCCATTATCTCTAAGCTCCCATGCAACTTCATCACCAAAGTTAACAGTGTCTTCAACAGTTACTGTCCAGTTACCTGCACTGGTTGTGTTGGGAATAAAAGCTACAAAGTCGTTCGTAATTGCCCAGTTTTGATTATTACGATTTGGAACAGCAAGTCCGTCAGTTCCGTCAAAATTTTCAATTCCCTGAGTCGATGGACCACCATCATCGGGTTTAGTCGTAGTATGAATTTCGATCACATTTGTTCCTTCATACAGCTGAGCTTGTGTAGTTACATTATTTCCGGAAGGAAATTGATCTACATTAAAATATTCAACGATAAATATTCTGTTAGGAGCAGTTCCTTCAGTGGAGTAGCGAACAACATTCATCGCGGGCTGACCGCCGTTTCCGGGATCAAGATCATCCCATGCAACCGCTATTATATTATTAGGCAGTGTTGCATTAGGAATAGCGTCATCAGATAGATCTGTTACGTCTGCAGGATCGAACGTTAAATATCCATTGGATGAAATGTAGATATCGGTATAATCGTTTCCAATAAAATTAAATGTAAAGCCCATGGATATAGGGCCGGTACCATCATCATCTCCCAAAGTAACTTCCGTTCCGGAGACAGAGATGTCGATTGGATTAAAAGTTCCTGCTTGGTCCAACGTATAGTCTATGGCCATGGAACTTGAATTGGTTGTGTTCTGATTTACAGATGTACTTTGGTAATTTGAACTGAGTGATGCCGCTGTTACGGGGCCAACACTCTGAGCAAAACCGAAAGAACATACCATCAAAAAGAGTAGTAATGTAATTTTTTTCATAATGAGATTATTAGATTAGTTGCGTTAAATTGAAGCTTAAAAGTATTAAAAAAATGTTAATAATTACCCTCTCCGGACAGTAAATAATTAATAAAGAGAAGATTGTTGATTATTGAAGTTCGAAATCTGACCCATAAAAAAAGCCACCCTTTCTCAAGGATGGCTTTCTTTTTCCATTTTTAAGGATCTACTCCTTTATAATCTGATAGGTTCCTATTTCTCCATTCACTGAAACTTTCATAATGTAAGTTCCTGTGGTGAGTGAGGAAACATTTAACTCACTGCGTGTAGCATTTACATCCATTCCGAGTACTTGCTGACCCAATATGTTGTAAATCGATACAGAATCGATCATCTCGATCGAAGACAGATTTAGAACCTCATTGGCAGGGTTTGGATAATAACTGAATCCTTCTATAGTATTATCGGCTGTACCTAAATTAGTACCATCGATCACTATGTCGGTAATTCCGCCGGTATTCACTACAAATAAGTAGTATGCCTGACCCGCTTCAGTTGTAATATTAGCCGTGGTTCCCGGAGCACACTGGTTTCCTACCTGGAAGAAATATTCCAGATCGGTTTCAACTGCGTTCTCATCCGGAGCCTTATAGAATACTATAAAACTCGCTCCTGCTGGAGAAACGATAGAGGCAGTAGCTGTTCCGTTTCCGGCTGCAACAAAGTTATACCATACACCGTTTGCACCGTCGATGGCACAACCCGTTGGGTTACCATTCTCGGTAGTAGCAGCAGGCATGGCAACGGCAGGATCGGTATAAGGGAATCCTATCTCGTCAACATCAATAGAGTTCACGATCATATCGTTTGGTGGAGGTACCGGAGTACACGCCAGATTGATCGAGAAGTCTCCTTGTGCAGATCCGAATCCGTGAACTAAGATATAGTAGGTTGTACTACCGTCTCCTTGCCATGACACTTCAGACTGTAATCCACAAGAATCGTCGTTATCTCCAACACAGGTAAGAGTTCCACAATCTCCGGAATACACAGTTATTTTACTGTCATAAGCCGTTCCACCATCACATAGGGAAACTGTATAATCGGTAATTAAACCACTTGTATCTTCGAAGGTATACCATACACCCGGTGCTGTAATAGGAGTGGTACAAACAGGTGCTGTTGGATCGAACAATGCGTTTAATGTAGAACCAAGTAGCGTTTCACCACAAGCAATCGTTTGTGCGTTAATACACTCGTCGTTAGCTGCTATAGCCTGACAAGTCACCTCCATACTGAAAGGACCTACGCTAGCTGCGGCAAAACCTTCAACAGCGATCACATACGTTGATGTTCCGTCTGATAAGAAAGAAACCTGAGACTGAAGTCCACAAAAATCATCGTTGGTAACGATTACTGCGCCACCACAAGAATCATAAACGGTAACTCTCGAATCGTAAGTTGTTCCTCCATTACAGAATGATAAGGTAACTATTTCCTGAGCTCCTGTTCCTGTAAATGAATACCACTCATCCGGTGCTGCGCTTTCACCACCTGTATCTGTATTATCTGCGGTAGTTCCAACAACTATATCTCCACACATTACTGGAGTAGCTCCGGCACATTCATCGTTTGTTACTGGTGGTATCGGGGTTCCGGCAATAGCAACAATACCAAGTTCCGCACAGTCTGAATTAACAGTTCCTAATCCCGTAAAAGCACCTGTAGTAGTATCTACCGTACCGAATTGATTGATTCCTCCTCCAACATAGGCTCCCATATAAAGTACATTAGAAACCGGATCGAAATCGGCATCCTGTGCAAAGTTAATTGCAATGCCTAAGGGACCAATTTCGGTAAAAGTGGCATTGGCAAGATCCACACTCCATAGACTGTCGTTGGCCAGTTCGGCCATATATGCATCTCCGTTATTGTCGATAGCCAGCCATATTCCGAGTCCACCCGGAATATTGGATGTTCCCACTTCAGTTAAAGTTCCTGTAGCGAGATCAACGGTATAAATGGTATGGGCATCACCCGAACCGGTCAAGGCATACATGGTACTATTCGCGTAATTCCATGCCAATCCTCTCGTTCCATGACCTGCTAATATATTGGTTAGCGGTCCAACCGTAGTTTCGGCTCCATTAGACGGGTCAATAGTAATTAATGTAAGTGCGCCATTATCTAGAGCGTATAAAGTTCCTGTACCATCATAATCACCAGCAAAAATAGCTGTAGTAGAAGTTCCTACGGTGTTAATATTATATGGTCCTCCTAAAGAAAAAGTTCCCATATCGTCTGAACAAAATCCTGCATCAAAAGCAAAGACTTCATCCATTCCACCGCCTCCGCCACCGCAGACTAAGCCTGATTCGGTAGTTTGGGAACCGGGTGCTAATTGTCCCGAAACAACTACGTTTCCTCCACAGGAAATTGTATAGTTAGGCGTATTATCTAAGAATGTACCATTCATAGCCGTTATAAAAAATTCTAACGGTTCATTAGAAGTGGTCACCATTTGCGTATCACTATAAGGTGGTGCTCCGTAAGGACCTCCACTTAACAAAACAACACCTCCGTTATCTCTAAGCTCCCAGGCAACTTCGTCACCGAAATTAACAGTATCTTCAACAGTTACTGTCCAATTGTTACTTCCACCACCGCTTACAGGTTCCGGACCATTAAAATTACCTATCTGACCACCTTCCACACACGGACTTGCAGGTGCAGGCCAGGAATCGATCCAGATAAAGTACTCGGTGTTGGCTACCACATTAAAGTTTAGTGTTCTTGTGGTGGTAGTTGATCTAGTTCCTGCGACACAAGTTCCTCCTCCTTCAGGACAACCATCATACACAAAGATTGCTGTCCATGAAGTATTATCTACTGTTATGGTTACCGGACCGTCGGTAGCTGGTGTATAAGAATAAAGTGCTTCAAGACCATTTCCATACTGGGTTGGGATTGCCGTCCCCGTATTGGCATCTGTAGGACACATTGTAGTAGTGGTAGAATTTAATTGATCTACAGTGTGGCACACAAGTGGCTGATTTGTAAATGTTCCCGAGGTTATTGGGATCGCAAAATCACAGGGAGCCATTGAACTTCTTTGCTGCGTAAAATACGCACTCAATACTGCTCTTTCAGCATCGGTAAATAAATCTAAAGACCCATCTCTGGTATCTTGAGAATCCACTGAATTTAAACGTTCAAGTAATTCATCTATTTGTGATGAATTTACAGTTTGGTTCGATTCAGTAGAATTTGCTAAAATCCGTGCTTGCTCTTCCGGATAATAATCTTGTGCTAAAAGACTAGATGAAAATCCAATCAAAAAGCACCATAATACTAGCGTAATTTTTTTCATAATTAAATAATAGATTAGTTAAAATAATGGTATTAAAAATATTGAAATTTAATTTAAGATTGAAATAATTTCGACTATTAACATTTTCTACCGACTAAACATCTTATTTAACATAAAAAAACACCTGTATCATTAATAAATACAGGTGTCAACAGAAATTTAAACCGCTGCGATATTTTATTGATTTTTTACAAAGGCATCCATGACGGCATCACTTACCCCCATATTCGAAAAACCTCCGTCATTGTATAAATTTTGAAGAGTGACTCTTTTGGTTAAATCGCTAAACATGGCAATGGTATAATTGGCACAATCTTCGGCAGTTGCATTGCCTAATGGTGACATTTTTTCGGCATAGGCAATAAAGCCATCAAATCCTTTAACTCCCTGTCCGGCGGTGGTAGGGGTTGGTGACTGAGAGATCGTATTCACTCTTACTTTTTTATCTTTTCCGAAGAAATATCCAAAACTACGTGCTATCGATTCCAGGTATGCCTTGTTATCGGCCATATCATTATAGTCCGGAAAAACACGTTGCGCAGCCATATAGGTTAGCGCAACTATACTCCCCCATTCATTCATGGCATCCTTTTGATACAACACCTGCATGGTCTTGTGAAATGATCCTGCCGAAACATCCCATCCTTTATGTGTCCAATCGTAATTTTGATCGGTATAGTGTTTTCCTTTTCGAACATTTACTGACATCCCTATAGAATGAAGCACAAAATCTATTTTTCCCCCCAGAATCTCCATCGACCGTTCTACTAGATTTTCAAGATCTTCGAGGTTTGTGGCATCTGCAGGGACAATTTCAGAATTTGTCTTTTCGGCCAACTGATTTATTTGCCCCATACGCATGGCTATTGGAGCGTTAGTCAATACAAAGACTCCTCCTTCTTCATGAACCCGTTCCGCTGTTTTCCACGCAATAGAGTTTTCATCCAGTGCTCCAAAGATAATTCCGCGTTTTCCTTTTAATAGATTGTAAGACATAGTTATAGAGGTTATTTTAGTAGTTTTATGTTCTAGAATTGCAGTTTCAACAAAGATACGCTTTAATTCAATAATTCTTTTGCATTGGCTATAGCCGCATCTGTCACTTTATTACCTCCTATCATTTTGGCTATTTCCACTGTTCGTTCTTCCTGTCCCAGCACTCTTAATCGAGTTTGAGTTACTTCGTCTACATCTTCTTTATAAACCATAATATGATGATCTCCCTTAGCAGCGATCTGAGGTAAATGCGTAATACTTAACAATTGCATTCCCTTGCTCATTGTGTTCATTATAGATGCCATTTTATTGGCAATTTCACCTGAAACTCCCGTGTCTATCTCATCAAAAATGATAGTAGGCAATTTTTTGTATTCGGCTAAAACCGCTTTTACAGCCAACATGATCCGACTCATTTCTCCTCCCGAAGCTACTTTTTTCAAGGCACCAAAAGACAAGCCCTTATTTGCTGTGAACAGTAATTCGAGCGTATCGGTTCCATTGGATCTAAAACGATTTGATGGTGTTAGATCAAATTTAAATCTAGCATTGGGGAGTCCGAGTTCTTGCAGGATTTCCTCCAATTTCGCTTTTAATATAGGAATAGCTTTACTCCTTTTCGAATGGAGTTGGGTTGCAATATTTAAAGCAATGGTCCTGTATTTTTCTATTTCTTTCTGAAGTGCCTCAATGCGATCATCAAGTTGTAGCGTTCCCTCAATTTTTTCTTCCAGATCCTTCTGAATTTCTATCAATTCTGATATGGAGTTTACCGTGTGTTTTTGCTGAAGTTTAT is from Constantimarinum furrinae and encodes:
- a CDS encoding sensor histidine kinase; translation: MNKKLFILLIALMSLSLLGIIFVQGYWILNSYRTKEDQINLNFRQILLEVSEKIQLREIEDYYNIYSGLVDSLQTPDNINFSELVYTTKNDNNNETYIFSDGILEEDFKLSSNFLDTEIDSIAFKKITNKKSKTRVVSGLDGNSNTSKSTVESFSRLKDYERNQFESAFRNISAKTPVHKRVTGEEIEGHIERELEERGLNSNFEYAIYSNDLATKVHSKKFKYSPEKTFEVPLFVNEDLNLSYQLLVNFTEKEKVALNSILGMAVLSLVFTAVIVIAFANALSQIFRQRQISQIKSDFINNMTHEFKTPIATINLALDAMNNPKVKENQEFRDRYLKMIRDENRRMHAQVENVLRISKLEKNELDLPKDRLKIHDVIDDAISHVSLIVEDRNGYIKTHFAALKDSVLGNESHLSNVFVNILDNAIKYSEDEPKIDIFSENVKNSIILKIRDQGIGMNKNVQKNIFQKFYREATGDIHNVKGHGLGLAYVKRILEDHDAEIYVESEKGKGSTFIIKLHLIS
- the coaE gene encoding dephospho-CoA kinase (Dephospho-CoA kinase (CoaE) performs the final step in coenzyme A biosynthesis.), which produces MKIVGLTGGIGSGKTTVALMFKELGVPVYIADKEAKKLTNSSKIIKRKLIQLLGNAAYKDDALDSKFVADKIFNDAALLKATNEIIHPRVAKHFKRWASKQHTEYVIKEAAILFENGSYKYCDHTILVTAPKKTRLQRIIKRDHANVEAIEARMKNQWSDAKKMKLADFIIENIDLNKTESEVKKLHTLLCKKSR
- a CDS encoding YbbR-like domain-containing protein; translated protein: MGNTYKRKYKTTKLRAFFLFLLVAIVFWGLAKFSNDYTATIVAPLEYTNIPPETTLSKDNLSELSFDLTANGFEFLLYKMKSPTVQIDVSDYYKPGDNIVVLSGSDLVKAITQQMDKSPTVNNVSVPELRIELVAITVKKIPVRVASELSFKDGYKAINGFEVEPDSITISGSLERLKMVDSIFTKKVFLKNIESDVTNEVLIDTAGYSGVFFNPLSVRYHLEVHEFTQKELNVPVQLTNAPSDTTIKIIPEMVTITFEVSVARFNEIEKGDFTLICDYAKRDAGENFMILELVDKPEGILNIEFSEKKIDYLVFK
- a CDS encoding glycosyltransferase, yielding MALSYSFVIPVYNRPQEIKELLESFVLISFNQPFEIVIVEDGSTLSSEEVVKQYRSKLNISYYSKPNSGPGASRNYGMERATGNYFIILDSDCLLPEHYLATVNDFLERQYHDCYGGADAAHRSFSPLQKAINYVMTSFFTTGGIRGSEKSISNFEPRSFNMGISKAAFEKTGGFAKIHPGEDPDLSQRILKAGFKTTFIPNAYVFHKRRISWNKFYTQVTKFGLVRPILNSWHPRAAKITFWLPSLFLMFVVFSVFSTIFFSKWCIAPLLFYVLLIFFDAALKNKSIKIGLLAVVALFVQFFGYGMAFLRSSYYIGLLKKDPVKQFPKLFFK
- a CDS encoding T9SS type A sorting domain-containing protein; its protein translation is MKKITLLLFLMVCSFGFAQSVGPVTAASLSSNYQSTSVNQNTTNSSSMAIDYTLDQAGTFNPIDISVSGTEVTLGDDDGTGPISMGFTFNFIGNDYTDIYISSNGYLTFDPADVTDLSDDAIPNATLPNNIIAVAWDDLDPGNGGQPAMNVVRYSTEGTAPNRIFIVEYFNVDQFPSGNNVTTQAQLYEGTNVIEIHTTTKPDDGGPSTQGIENFDGTDGLAVPNRNNQNWAITNDFVAFIPNTTSAGNWTVTVEDTVNFGDEVAWELRDNGGVVLLSGGPYGAPPYSDTQMVTTSNEPLEFFITAMNGPFLDNTPNYTISCGGNVIVSGQLAPGSQTTESGLVCGGGGGATCGTTVPNYTNSINTLNGTPSQNFPNPTNDPFDSEAADDFVIPLAPSMAAAICEVSITGISSAAGFPADPNSLVTLNIYSNAGGIPGSIIYTEDFPGPALDPGNTGSFILSPTGAVNLVGGETYWMSVVATLDFALAGQWFWSTASDGNDGPYQWQNPGGGFATPCTTWGSGQTACGVGGGTGPDLMMDISFVEVPTSDQCAGALPVACGDVVVGTTADNTDQGGVTAAPDEWYSFTGSGTQEFVTLSFCGGGTTYDSRVAVYDACGGTLVVDNDDFCGLQSQVTFLSDGTTTYVIAVEGFGTSSGAFSMAVTCEPIAPNDECANAQTIACGETLLGTTRTAFFDPAAPVCTTPITAPGVWYTFEDTSGLITDYTVSLCDGGTAYDSKITVYEGTCGALACVDDNDDSCGLQSEVSWQGDGSTTYYILVHGFGSAQGDFSINLACTPVPPPNDMIVNSIDVDEIGFPYTDPAVAMPAATTENGNPTGCAIDGANGVWYNFVAAGNGTATASIVSPAGASFIVFYKAPDENAVETDLEYFFQVGNQCAPGTTANITTEAGQAYYLFVVNTGGITDIVIDGTNLGTADNTIEGFSYYPNPANEILNLSSIEMIDSVSIYNILGQQVLGMDVNATRSELNVSSLTTGTYIMKVSVNGEIGTYKILKE
- a CDS encoding T9SS type A sorting domain-containing protein: MKKITLVLWCFLIGFSSSLLAQDYYPEEQARILANSTESNQTVNSSQIDELLERLNSVDSQDTRDGSLDLFTDAERAVLSAYFTQQRSSMAPCDFAIPITSGTFTNQPLVCHTVDQLNSTTTTMCPTDANTGTAIPTQYGNGLEALYSYTPATDGPVTITVDNTSWTAIFVYDGCPEGGGTCVAGTRSTTTTRTLNFNVVANTEYFIWIDSWPAPASPCVEGGQIGNFNGPEPVSGGGSNNWTVTVEDTVNFGDEVAWELRDNGGVVLLSGGPYGAPPYSDTQMVTTSNEPLEFFITAMNGTFLDNTPNYTISCGGNVVVSGQLAPGSQTTESGLVCGGGGGGMDEVFAFDAGFCSDDMGTFSLGGPYNINTVGTSTTAIFAGDYDGTGTLYALDNGALTLITIDPSNGAETTVGPLTNILAGHGTRGLAWNYANSTMYALTGSGDAHTIYTVDLATGTLTEVGTSNIPGGLGIWLAIDNNGDAYMAELANDSLWSVDLANATFTEIGPLGIAINFAQDADFDPVSNVLYMGAYVGGGINQFGTVDTTTGAFTGLGTVNSDCAELGIVAIAGTPIPPVTNDECAGATPVMCGDIVVGTTADNTDTGGESAAPDEWYSFTGTGAQEIVTLSFCNGGTTYDSRVTVYDSCGGAVIVTNDDFCGLQSQVSFLSDGTSTYVIAVEGFAAASVGPFSMEVTCQAIAANDECINAQTIACGETLLGSTLNALFDPTAPVCTTPITAPGVWYTFEDTSGLITDYTVSLCDGGTAYDSKITVYSGDCGTLTCVGDNDDSCGLQSEVSWQGDGSTTYYILVHGFGSAQGDFSINLACTPVPPPNDMIVNSIDVDEIGFPYTDPAVAMPAATTENGNPTGCAIDGANGVWYNFVAAGNGTATASIVSPAGASFIVFYKAPDENAVETDLEYFFQVGNQCAPGTTANITTEAGQAYYLFVVNTGGITDIVIDGTNLGTADNTIEGFSYYPNPANEVLNLSSIEMIDSVSIYNILGQQVLGMDVNATRSELNVSSLTTGTYIMKVSVNGEIGTYQIIKE
- a CDS encoding enoyl-ACP reductase FabI; this translates as MSYNLLKGKRGIIFGALDENSIAWKTAERVHEEGGVFVLTNAPIAMRMGQINQLAEKTNSEIVPADATNLEDLENLVERSMEILGGKIDFVLHSIGMSVNVRKGKHYTDQNYDWTHKGWDVSAGSFHKTMQVLYQKDAMNEWGSIVALTYMAAQRVFPDYNDMADNKAYLESIARSFGYFFGKDKKVRVNTISQSPTPTTAGQGVKGFDGFIAYAEKMSPLGNATAEDCANYTIAMFSDLTKRVTLQNLYNDGGFSNMGVSDAVMDAFVKNQ